A portion of the Nitratidesulfovibrio termitidis HI1 genome contains these proteins:
- a CDS encoding NapC/NirT family cytochrome c, translating to MSEEAPRNGRTGLRLIVVGAALGVVLAAGAGFGMKVTDRRPFCASCHIMQEAALTHKASTHANLACNECHAPHNLAAKLPFKAVAGAKDVYMNTLGRPDDVIHSGQSTKDVVNANCKACHTMTNTQVASMDSKPYCVDCHRNVQHMRMTPISTRKVADG from the coding sequence ATGTCAGAGGAAGCACCTCGCAACGGACGTACGGGGCTGCGGCTCATCGTCGTCGGGGCGGCCCTTGGGGTCGTGCTGGCGGCGGGGGCGGGCTTCGGCATGAAGGTCACGGACCGGCGTCCGTTCTGCGCGAGCTGTCACATCATGCAGGAGGCGGCGTTGACCCACAAGGCGTCCACGCATGCCAACCTGGCCTGCAACGAGTGCCACGCTCCGCACAACCTGGCCGCCAAGCTGCCCTTCAAGGCGGTGGCGGGGGCCAAGGACGTGTACATGAACACGCTGGGCAGGCCGGACGACGTGATCCATTCGGGCCAGTCCACCAAGGACGTGGTCAACGCCAACTGCAAGGCATGCCACACCATGACCAACACGCAGGTGGCCAGCATGGATTCCAAACCCTATTGCGTGGACTGCCACCGCAACGTCCAGCACATGCGCATGACGCCGATCAGCACAAGGAAGGTCGCCGATGGATAA
- a CDS encoding response regulator: MTQPQMQQQTQPDGNAAATDPAAGSPQTRLPHTRAALFWNIQTLIVPAALVTLWVVLLLALYQWNARNEAAHVRELALLQARAFFSQIVSTRAWNAAHGGVFVQTSELGQPNPWLPPDQRTLLAADGTMLTRMNPAYMTRQISEFLTTSQGVSFRITGLHPLRPENEADPWETVSLQAFGKGERETFTLAAEHPHTAEQGASIDTTGGAHGPSFRYMAPLVADQTCLTCHRTADDTVGGLRGGISVSIAAAPLLALERQRLDQMGLAYAIIGLVGLLGIGGASLQISRKKALAEAANRMKSAFLANMSHDMRTPLTGIIGMAELLSGFQPGPQDLSEPSRQSGRPVGPDVPIGPCNPDGPGGTNEFGGLGGPGGADAPSAEPGARYNEYLGQLRCAATNLLEIVNDITDFSCLESGRMRLAPRTFRLRPALEACLGLFRFAGERKGLSLSLHVAENVPEALVGDDFRLRQALGNLIGNAVKFTRQGGIAVVVNMVPEPVPSRPPVTGTGMATGIAAGITAGIAPTTGAGSAPREVLLRFAVVDTGVGIPAEQQETIFESFVQGEAASSLCLGGTGLGLAISREIARMLGGDIGVASTPGAGSEFWFTTRFTVTGSPLDGDVPVDAASAPDMGLAAWVGASETRTAHPVPPMVEETGRAPEAGPASGAVAPLRLLVADDNPVNRLFMQDVLRGAGHQVAVATDGLQALQLLEELRPDLALLDVRMPGCSGIEVMHRLRAGQVPGVAPDMPVLAVTASAMGHESAALLAAGMTGCVCKPLTAVMLLAAVADAATGGTPLECPGTGDYADGLHRWHAGEGTVPSRAGAQPAEAATAKSDGQAGVGTATAPVTPALSDTPAAPDVSGTPDVPDIMDEAAALDALGGNRPLFVKLCRAFLDEVDTRRAALTNAVREGRRQDALREAHALRNSAGMLRLSALHDLCDAMEQAAGRPVPGASPDDLPNLTDLPDLADLPDLPDLPDLADMLHRLLPLLEAGVTRVRAITDPDGGPDATDATDRAGAKGAKGATDTATPDAAPVKETHR; encoded by the coding sequence ATGACACAGCCCCAAATGCAGCAGCAAACGCAACCCGATGGCAACGCGGCCGCCACGGACCCGGCGGCAGGAAGTCCGCAGACCAGACTGCCCCATACCCGCGCGGCCTTGTTCTGGAACATTCAGACCCTCATCGTGCCCGCAGCACTGGTGACCCTGTGGGTGGTGCTGCTGCTGGCCCTGTATCAGTGGAATGCCCGCAACGAGGCGGCCCACGTACGTGAACTGGCGCTGTTGCAGGCACGGGCGTTCTTTTCGCAGATCGTTTCGACCAGAGCCTGGAACGCGGCCCACGGCGGGGTGTTCGTCCAGACCAGCGAACTGGGGCAGCCCAACCCGTGGCTGCCGCCCGACCAACGCACCCTGCTGGCCGCCGACGGCACCATGCTCACCCGCATGAACCCGGCCTACATGACCCGCCAGATCTCGGAATTTCTCACCACCAGCCAGGGGGTCAGCTTCCGCATCACCGGCCTGCACCCCCTGCGACCGGAAAACGAGGCCGACCCGTGGGAAACCGTGTCGTTGCAAGCCTTTGGCAAGGGCGAGCGGGAAACCTTCACGCTGGCCGCCGAGCATCCCCACACGGCGGAACAGGGCGCGTCCATTGACACCACTGGCGGCGCCCATGGCCCCAGCTTTCGCTACATGGCCCCACTCGTTGCCGACCAGACCTGCCTGACCTGCCACCGCACCGCCGACGACACCGTGGGCGGCCTGCGCGGCGGCATCAGCGTATCCATCGCGGCGGCCCCGCTGCTGGCTCTGGAACGCCAGCGCCTGGACCAGATGGGGCTGGCCTACGCCATCATCGGGCTGGTAGGGCTGTTGGGCATTGGCGGGGCATCGTTGCAGATCAGCCGCAAAAAGGCCCTGGCCGAGGCGGCCAACCGCATGAAAAGCGCCTTTCTGGCCAACATGAGCCACGACATGCGCACCCCGCTCACCGGCATCATCGGCATGGCTGAGTTGCTGTCCGGCTTCCAGCCGGGTCCGCAAGACCTGTCGGAACCATCCCGCCAGTCCGGCAGGCCTGTCGGTCCAGATGTACCGATTGGACCATGCAACCCGGACGGACCGGGAGGGACAAACGAGTTTGGCGGGCTTGGCGGACCAGGCGGCGCCGATGCGCCCTCCGCGGAACCCGGGGCCCGCTACAACGAATACCTGGGCCAGTTGCGGTGCGCCGCCACGAACCTTCTGGAAATCGTCAACGACATCACGGACTTTTCGTGCCTGGAGTCAGGCCGGATGCGTCTTGCGCCGCGTACCTTCCGGCTGCGCCCCGCGCTGGAGGCATGCCTGGGGTTGTTCCGCTTCGCGGGCGAACGCAAGGGACTTTCGCTGTCGCTCCACGTGGCGGAGAACGTGCCCGAAGCGTTGGTGGGCGACGACTTCCGGCTGCGCCAGGCCCTCGGCAACCTCATCGGTAATGCGGTGAAATTCACCCGCCAGGGGGGCATTGCCGTGGTGGTGAACATGGTGCCGGAACCTGTGCCCAGCCGTCCCCCCGTGACCGGAACCGGAATGGCGACGGGGATTGCGGCAGGAATAACGGCAGGGATTGCGCCGACGACCGGAGCGGGGTCCGCCCCGCGTGAGGTGCTGTTGCGTTTTGCCGTAGTGGACACGGGCGTGGGCATTCCTGCGGAACAGCAGGAAACCATCTTCGAAAGCTTCGTACAGGGCGAGGCGGCCAGTTCGCTGTGCCTTGGCGGCACGGGCCTTGGCCTTGCCATCTCGCGCGAGATTGCCCGCATGCTGGGCGGCGACATCGGCGTTGCCAGCACGCCGGGCGCGGGCAGCGAATTCTGGTTCACCACCCGGTTCACCGTGACGGGGTCGCCCTTGGACGGTGATGTGCCCGTTGACGCGGCCAGCGCACCCGACATGGGGCTGGCCGCATGGGTGGGTGCCTCTGAAACCCGCACCGCCCACCCGGTCCCGCCGATGGTGGAAGAAACCGGTCGCGCCCCGGAAGCCGGACCGGCAAGCGGCGCCGTTGCCCCACTGCGGCTGCTGGTGGCCGACGACAACCCGGTGAACCGGCTGTTCATGCAGGACGTGCTGCGCGGCGCCGGACATCAGGTGGCCGTGGCTACGGACGGCCTGCAGGCCCTGCAACTGCTGGAGGAACTGCGGCCCGACCTGGCCCTGCTGGACGTGCGCATGCCCGGCTGCAGCGGCATCGAAGTGATGCACCGCCTGCGCGCCGGGCAAGTGCCGGGGGTTGCCCCCGACATGCCGGTGCTGGCCGTCACCGCGTCGGCCATGGGCCACGAAAGTGCCGCCCTGCTTGCCGCGGGCATGACCGGCTGCGTGTGCAAACCGCTGACCGCCGTCATGTTGCTGGCCGCCGTGGCCGATGCCGCAACCGGGGGCACCCCGCTGGAATGCCCCGGTACCGGCGATTACGCCGATGGCCTGCACCGTTGGCACGCCGGAGAAGGTACGGTTCCTTCCCGCGCGGGGGCACAGCCCGCCGAAGCGGCCACCGCGAAATCCGACGGTCAGGCAGGGGTGGGCACAGCCACCGCACCCGTTACGCCCGCCCTTTCCGACACTCCCGCTGCGCCGGACGTATCAGGAACCCCGGACGTACCGGACATAATGGACGAGGCTGCCGCGCTGGACGCCCTGGGCGGCAACCGCCCCCTGTTCGTGAAGCTGTGCCGGGCCTTTCTGGACGAGGTGGACACCCGGCGCGCCGCACTGACCAACGCCGTGCGCGAAGGCCGACGCCAGGACGCCCTGCGCGAGGCGCACGCCCTGCGCAACTCGGCGGGCATGCTGCGCCTTTCAGCCCTGCATGACCTGTGCGACGCCATGGAGCAGGCGGCGGGACGCCCCGTGCCTGGCGCCTCGCCGGACGACCTGCCCAATCTAACGGACCTGCCCGATCTGGCGGACCTGCCCGATCTGCCCGATCTGCCCGATCTGGCGGACATGTTGCACCGTCTGTTGCCGCTGCTCGAAGCAGGTGTGACACGCGTACGCGCGATCACCGACCCGGATGGCGGGCCCGATGCAACGGACGCGACTGACAGAGCTGGCGCAAAGGGCGCAAAGGGCGCAACCGATACCGCAACGCCGGACGCCGCCCCGGTGAAGGAGACGCATCGCTGA
- a CDS encoding sigma-54-dependent transcriptional regulator — protein MARILVVDDEAMVRTMLAEVAVGMGHEALAAATLDEGLRLAATGAPDVVYLDVLLPDGNGLAHVTTFSRLPCAPEIIVVTGFGDADGAETALRHGVWEYLQKPLRVQDITLSLSRVLAYRGGRARRGIGGNGTVQASQTGQAGHTGRAGHTGRAAQAGLADNGPGTPANAVPSSVAPPAPLSREGIVGDSPALDAALELMAEAAASSVNVLVLGETGTGKELFARAVHRNSARAAGPFVTLDCASLTENLVESQLFGHVRGAFTGADRSREGLLRLAHGGTLFLDEIGDLPLSIQGAFLRALELRRFRPVGASREVESDFRLVAATNKDLHEMVRLDMFRSDLLYRLRGLTITLPPLRERTEDLPELCAWAVDRFCQRHDLPPKFPAEDFLETVSCYPWPGNVRELVHAVERACAAARDETTLYARQLPTEIRVRVARDRMDEHAAGHTGQTGPAGLAASHAMSAMYGQAGWPGLPGLPGLPGLPGLAGAGSAALHRAPATAEQGAASMTGRPPDAVPAWPPRANGAGPAPEWPEAPAATLPGMTGAAMRGQATIDQRGFAPGATPPTLRAHKADAERAYVTRLLTHCRGDIREAARLADVSRGHFYELLKKHDIGKTD, from the coding sequence ATGGCCCGCATACTCGTGGTGGACGACGAAGCCATGGTCCGTACCATGCTGGCCGAGGTGGCCGTGGGCATGGGGCACGAGGCCCTCGCCGCCGCCACCCTGGACGAGGGGCTGCGCCTTGCCGCCACCGGCGCGCCCGACGTGGTCTATCTGGACGTGCTGCTGCCCGACGGCAACGGCCTGGCCCACGTGACCACCTTCAGCCGCCTGCCGTGCGCCCCGGAAATCATCGTGGTCACCGGCTTCGGCGACGCGGACGGCGCGGAAACCGCCCTGCGCCACGGGGTGTGGGAATACCTGCAAAAACCCCTGCGCGTGCAGGACATCACCCTTTCGCTGTCCCGCGTGCTGGCGTATCGGGGCGGCAGGGCACGGCGGGGGATTGGCGGCAACGGCACGGTGCAGGCCAGCCAGACGGGTCAGGCGGGTCATACGGGTCGGGCGGGTCATACGGGTCGGGCGGCTCAGGCGGGCCTGGCCGACAACGGGCCGGGAACGCCCGCCAATGCCGTGCCGTCTTCCGTTGCGCCCCCTGCACCGTTGTCGCGCGAGGGCATCGTGGGCGACAGCCCGGCCCTCGATGCCGCACTGGAACTGATGGCCGAGGCGGCCGCCAGTTCCGTCAACGTGCTGGTGCTGGGCGAAACCGGCACCGGCAAGGAACTGTTCGCCCGCGCCGTACACCGCAACAGCGCCCGGGCGGCAGGTCCGTTCGTCACCCTGGACTGTGCATCGCTGACCGAAAACCTGGTGGAAAGCCAGCTCTTCGGTCACGTGCGCGGGGCCTTCACCGGCGCGGACCGCAGCCGTGAAGGCCTGCTGCGCCTGGCCCACGGAGGCACGCTGTTTCTGGATGAAATCGGCGACCTGCCCCTGTCCATCCAGGGGGCCTTTCTGCGGGCGCTGGAACTGCGGCGGTTTCGCCCGGTGGGCGCCAGCAGGGAGGTGGAAAGCGACTTCCGCCTGGTGGCGGCCACCAACAAGGACCTGCACGAAATGGTGCGGCTGGACATGTTCCGCAGCGACCTGCTGTACCGGCTGCGCGGCCTGACCATCACCCTGCCCCCGCTGCGCGAACGCACGGAGGACCTGCCGGAACTGTGCGCCTGGGCGGTGGACCGGTTCTGCCAGCGGCACGACCTGCCCCCCAAGTTTCCGGCCGAGGATTTTCTGGAAACCGTGTCCTGCTACCCGTGGCCGGGCAACGTGCGCGAACTGGTGCACGCGGTGGAGCGCGCCTGCGCCGCCGCCCGCGACGAAACCACCCTGTACGCACGGCAACTGCCCACGGAAATCCGGGTGCGTGTGGCCCGCGACAGGATGGACGAGCATGCGGCGGGGCATACTGGCCAGACGGGCCCGGCAGGGCTGGCAGCCAGTCACGCCATGTCCGCCATGTACGGGCAGGCTGGCTGGCCCGGACTGCCCGGATTGCCCGGACTGCCCGGACTGCCCGGATTGGCGGGGGCGGGGTCAGCGGCGCTGCACCGTGCACCAGCCACGGCGGAGCAGGGGGCGGCGTCCATGACGGGCAGGCCGCCCGATGCCGTGCCCGCGTGGCCACCACGCGCCAACGGGGCAGGCCCCGCCCCGGAATGGCCCGAAGCCCCTGCCGCCACCCTGCCGGGAATGACCGGAGCAGCAATGCGCGGGCAGGCGACCATCGACCAGCGTGGATTTGCGCCGGGCGCCACCCCGCCCACCCTGCGCGCCCACAAGGCCGACGCGGAACGCGCCTACGTGACCCGCCTGCTGACCCACTGTCGCGGGGACATCCGCGAGGCGGCGCGGCTGGCCGACGTTTCGCGCGGGCACTTCTACGAACTGCTCAAAAAACACGACATCGGAAAAACCGACTGA
- a CDS encoding TolC family outer membrane protein, whose protein sequence is MTLKDSVVNTLETHPRLKAFQENRQAAEHDVDRARAGWFPRLDVRGGVGVEQYNDRSTRATGNENDWYDRSEGSVTLSQTIWDGLATASRVDINKNKLGSVDNRLIDNAEALGLDAVLAHIEVLRQREIVRLSELNVQQHESILGSQEERSRMGAASVSDVTQTQGRLARAQSTLTEARSALQVAEAAYLRLTGKVVPETLGPAEAPTDTPPSADAALADSQSTNPKVLALISDVRTSEAEIDLAKSGYHPVIYAEVGPTYKDQVESSRDHEWGTAAMLRMSWNLFNGGADVAAVKGASARSRQSRQELQNQIDELGRETRATWSQMLSAREQQRYFLSAIDYNVQTRDAYMQQFLVGQRSLLDVLDAENELYSSSIQEVTSRLNDAGAQYRLLALGGKLLDSLGIDRDALRKNTEQ, encoded by the coding sequence ATGACGCTGAAAGATTCGGTCGTCAACACCCTTGAAACGCATCCCCGCCTCAAGGCCTTCCAGGAAAACCGCCAGGCCGCCGAACACGACGTTGACCGCGCGCGTGCCGGCTGGTTCCCGCGCCTTGACGTGCGCGGCGGCGTGGGCGTGGAACAGTACAACGACCGCTCCACCCGCGCCACCGGCAACGAAAACGACTGGTACGACCGCAGCGAAGGTTCGGTGACCCTCAGCCAGACCATCTGGGACGGCCTTGCCACCGCCAGCCGCGTGGATATCAACAAGAACAAGCTGGGTTCGGTGGACAACCGCCTCATCGACAACGCCGAAGCCCTTGGCCTGGACGCCGTGCTTGCGCACATCGAAGTGTTGCGCCAGCGCGAAATCGTCCGCCTGTCCGAACTCAACGTGCAGCAGCACGAATCCATCCTGGGTTCGCAGGAAGAACGTTCGCGCATGGGCGCGGCCAGCGTTTCCGACGTTACCCAGACCCAGGGCCGCCTGGCCCGCGCCCAGTCCACCCTGACTGAAGCCCGCAGCGCGCTGCAGGTGGCCGAGGCCGCCTACCTGCGTCTGACCGGCAAGGTTGTGCCCGAAACGCTGGGCCCGGCGGAAGCGCCCACGGACACCCCGCCCAGCGCCGACGCCGCCCTGGCCGACAGCCAGTCCACCAACCCCAAGGTGCTGGCGCTGATCTCCGACGTGCGCACCTCGGAAGCGGAAATCGACCTCGCCAAGTCCGGCTACCACCCCGTGATCTACGCGGAAGTGGGCCCCACCTACAAGGATCAGGTGGAAAGCAGCCGTGACCACGAATGGGGCACCGCCGCCATGCTGCGCATGAGCTGGAACCTGTTCAACGGCGGCGCCGACGTGGCCGCGGTGAAGGGCGCCTCCGCCCGTTCGCGCCAGAGCCGCCAGGAACTGCAGAACCAGATCGACGAACTGGGCCGCGAAACCCGCGCCACCTGGAGCCAGATGCTGTCCGCCCGTGAACAGCAGCGCTACTTCCTGTCTGCCATCGACTACAACGTGCAGACTCGCGACGCGTACATGCAGCAGTTCCTGGTGGGCCAGCGCAGCCTGCTGGACGTGCTGGATGCCGAAAACGAACTGTACAGCTCGTCCATTCAGGAAGTGACCTCGCGCCTGAACGATGCGGGCGCCCAGTACCGCCTGCTGGCCCTTGGCGGCAAGCTGCTGGACAGCCTGGGCATCGACCGCGACGCCCTGCGCAAGAACACCGAGCAATAG
- a CDS encoding helix-turn-helix domain-containing protein — MDAFEIGMAIRNARKERRVTQAALAQAAGLSRETLIWLEKGTIHDLGFRKLIRVLEAMDFELHVRPVGRLPVLGETLEDDHA; from the coding sequence ATGGATGCCTTCGAGATCGGCATGGCCATCAGGAACGCCCGGAAGGAGCGGCGAGTCACCCAGGCAGCCCTCGCGCAGGCTGCGGGGCTGTCCCGCGAGACCCTGATCTGGCTCGAAAAGGGAACCATCCACGACCTCGGGTTCAGGAAGCTGATCCGCGTCCTGGAGGCCATGGATTTCGAACTGCATGTCCGCCCGGTCGGGCGTCTGCCGGTCCTTGGCGAAACCCTGGAGGACGACCATGCTTGA
- a CDS encoding type II toxin-antitoxin system HipA family toxin, protein MLDVWAGNTPSGILNRHGQWECSFTYRPGTQPGTAVSVMMPPRPESWLHHGLHPIFEQNLPEGALRLWFDTVVAKTLPRYDDLELLRITGRSQIGRLRYTTPGEPLPGQPEQPGQPGQGDDMPAISLGDILCAKGTENLFEDLMRMYAIHSGLSGAQPKVMVRAAEADRAEAEPARLTVRMPTHIVKTWQPGEFPELALNETLCMLAAARAGLPVARTEMSDDRRFLVVSRFDRNPDGSFMGFEDCCVLLNKSARQKYTGSYEQAARALRTFVVASARPAALAQFFRTVALSVVIRNGDAHLKNFGIVYDSPATRQGTMAPAFDLVTTTPYLPQDAMALAMKGTKRWPDRKTLEEFGRTACGLNAREVAGCLEDVEHGVSRTMEDLNAWIRDEPAFRHVGRAMRAAWEAGLQALTPRPGQNAAAPSA, encoded by the coding sequence ATGCTTGACGTCTGGGCCGGAAACACCCCGAGCGGCATACTGAACCGCCATGGACAGTGGGAGTGCTCCTTCACCTACCGGCCGGGAACCCAGCCCGGCACAGCCGTGTCGGTCATGATGCCGCCCCGGCCGGAAAGCTGGCTGCACCACGGGCTGCACCCCATTTTCGAGCAGAACCTGCCCGAGGGAGCGCTGCGCCTGTGGTTCGATACCGTGGTCGCGAAGACCCTGCCCCGGTACGACGACCTGGAACTGCTGCGGATCACCGGGCGTTCCCAGATCGGCCGCCTGCGCTACACCACGCCGGGCGAGCCGTTGCCGGGACAGCCGGAACAACCAGGACAGCCAGGGCAGGGGGACGACATGCCCGCCATCAGTCTTGGCGACATCCTGTGTGCCAAGGGCACGGAGAATCTCTTCGAAGACCTGATGCGCATGTACGCCATTCACTCCGGGCTCTCCGGCGCGCAGCCGAAGGTCATGGTCCGGGCGGCGGAGGCGGACCGCGCGGAGGCCGAACCGGCCCGGCTGACCGTGCGGATGCCCACCCACATCGTGAAGACCTGGCAGCCGGGGGAGTTCCCCGAGCTTGCGCTTAACGAAACCCTGTGCATGCTGGCGGCTGCCCGTGCCGGTCTGCCGGTGGCCCGCACCGAGATGTCCGATGACCGCCGCTTCCTCGTGGTCAGCCGGTTCGACCGCAACCCTGACGGCAGTTTCATGGGGTTCGAGGATTGCTGCGTCCTGCTCAACAAGTCGGCCCGGCAAAAGTACACGGGCTCGTACGAGCAGGCGGCCAGGGCGTTACGCACGTTCGTGGTGGCAAGCGCCCGCCCGGCGGCCCTGGCACAATTCTTCAGGACGGTGGCGCTCTCCGTGGTCATCCGGAACGGCGATGCCCACCTGAAGAACTTCGGCATCGTCTATGACTCACCGGCCACCCGCCAGGGGACCATGGCTCCGGCTTTCGACCTTGTCACCACCACGCCCTATCTCCCGCAGGACGCCATGGCGCTGGCCATGAAGGGCACCAAGCGCTGGCCGGACAGAAAGACCCTGGAGGAGTTCGGGCGCACGGCGTGCGGGCTGAATGCACGCGAGGTGGCCGGTTGCCTTGAGGATGTCGAGCACGGGGTTTCCCGGACCATGGAAGACCTGAACGCCTGGATACGGGATGAACCGGCGTTCCGGCATGTGGGGCGCGCCATGCGCGCGGCATGGGAGGCGGGATTGCAGGCGTTGACGCCGCGTCCCGGCCAGAATGCCGCCGCCCCGTCTGCCTGA
- a CDS encoding type II toxin-antitoxin system RelE/ParE family toxin has translation MDSAKAGNFGDCKGLDDGICEMRIDFGPGYRLYYAQEGLHVYLLVVGGDKSSQKKDISKAKELWRTIREERQ, from the coding sequence ATTGATTCGGCCAAGGCTGGCAACTTCGGCGACTGTAAGGGTCTGGATGATGGCATTTGCGAAATGAGGATCGATTTCGGCCCCGGCTATCGCCTGTATTACGCCCAAGAGGGTTTGCATGTGTATCTGCTTGTGGTTGGCGGGGATAAATCTTCTCAGAAAAAGGATATCTCCAAGGCAAAGGAGCTATGGCGAACGATAAGGGAGGAACGGCAATGA
- a CDS encoding addiction module antidote protein encodes MSNVAIREYETARYLDSEEMIAEYLAACLEDPNPDVFLAALGEVAKARGVAQLAKETGLSRESLYKTFSPGTKPRFETILKITNALGVPLGIRQSGETTHLA; translated from the coding sequence ATGAGCAACGTTGCTATCCGTGAATATGAAACGGCAAGGTACCTGGACAGCGAGGAAATGATTGCCGAATACCTCGCTGCGTGTCTGGAGGATCCGAACCCGGACGTGTTTCTTGCAGCCCTCGGAGAGGTGGCGAAAGCACGGGGGGTCGCCCAGTTGGCCAAGGAAACCGGACTGAGCCGGGAAAGCCTTTACAAGACCTTTTCTCCCGGGACCAAACCGCGTTTCGAAACGATTCTCAAGATAACAAACGCCTTGGGGGTGCCGCTTGGCATACGCCAGAGCGGAGAAACAACGCACCTTGCGTGA